The Dehalococcoidales bacterium genome includes a window with the following:
- the proC gene encoding pyrroline-5-carboxylate reductase, producing MRLAFVGGGNMGEAMLAAILEKGLSTVDNITVSDISEFRRRDLKQKYGITVTGDNRRAVSGSEVVVLAVKPQQLAEVMSEINGCLDAAQLVLSIVAGATIGALCRGLGHDCVARVMPNTPARIGEGISVWTATTGVSQEQQAQVAAILSTMGREVNVTDERYLDMATAVSGSGPAYVFLFAEALTSAAVDIGLPGDMARALALETILGSARFMQGSDRSPAELRRMVTSPGGTTAAALARLEEGRFTELISRAVKAAYQRAKELGSSGK from the coding sequence ATGAGGCTGGCTTTCGTCGGTGGCGGTAATATGGGAGAAGCGATGCTGGCTGCTATCCTAGAGAAGGGACTCAGTACGGTGGATAACATCACCGTCAGCGATATCAGCGAGTTCCGTCGCCGGGACCTTAAACAAAAGTACGGCATTACCGTCACGGGTGATAACCGCCGGGCGGTATCCGGAAGTGAAGTAGTGGTGCTGGCGGTGAAGCCGCAACAGCTTGCCGAAGTAATGAGCGAGATCAACGGCTGTCTTGATGCGGCGCAGCTGGTGCTGTCCATTGTCGCTGGCGCCACGATTGGTGCTCTGTGCCGCGGGCTTGGTCACGACTGTGTTGCCCGGGTAATGCCCAATACTCCGGCCCGGATTGGTGAGGGCATTAGTGTCTGGACGGCCACTACGGGGGTAAGTCAGGAGCAACAGGCTCAGGTCGCGGCAATCCTTAGCACGATGGGCAGGGAGGTAAATGTTACCGATGAGCGTTACCTCGATATGGCGACAGCGGTGAGCGGCAGCGGTCCCGCCTATGTTTTCCTCTTTGCCGAAGCGCTGACCAGTGCCGCTGTAGATATCGGGCTCCCCGGCGATATGGCGAGAGCGCTTGCCCTCGAGACAATCCTGGGTTCGGCACGGTTTATGCAGGGTTCGGATAGGTCGCCCGCCGAACTGCGCCGGATGGTTACCTCTCCCGGTGGTACCACCGCCGCGGCACTGGCCCGTCTGGAGGAGGGGCGTTTCACCGAGCTTATCAGCCGGGCGGTTAAGGCAGCCTACCAAAGGGCTAAGGAACTGGGAAGTTCCGGCAAATAG
- a CDS encoding AbrB/MazE/SpoVT family DNA-binding domain-containing protein, which produces MDIGHVSPEYKCLGSITVNPRGQVVIPANARREVGIESGDTLLVFKVLHDQVLALVKVEALEQVLMEMSKHMAGFEKLMNEHGSKAAGRKRRS; this is translated from the coding sequence ATGGATATCGGACATGTTTCTCCTGAGTACAAATGCCTGGGCTCGATAACGGTCAATCCCAGGGGTCAGGTGGTCATACCGGCCAATGCCCGCAGGGAGGTGGGCATTGAGAGTGGAGATACGCTGCTGGTCTTCAAGGTTCTCCACGACCAGGTGCTGGCGCTGGTCAAGGTCGAAGCCTTGGAGCAGGTATTAATGGAAATGAGCAAACATATGGCCGGTTTCGAGAAGTTGATGAATGAACATGGTTCAAAGGCAGCCGGTAGAAAGAGGAGGAGTTAG